ATCCATGGGGAGCACGAGCCCTATTTACGCAGCGAGCGCCAGAGCCTTCTGCGGCTGCCGAGCTCCGGCGCGGTGGTGTTTTCGATCCACACATATTTGCTACGCCGCGCCGCCCTCACACCCGCGCAATCAGAGGCGTTCGAACAACGAAAAAGGGCGCCCGAAGACGCCCTTTAAGATATTGAAACTGTTATAAATTAGCAGCTGTAGTACATTGCGAATTCAACAGGGTGTGGTGTGTGCTCGTAGGTGTAAACTTCTTCCCACTTGAGTTCCATGTAGCCTTCGATTTGGTCTTTTGTGAACACGTCGCCTTTGAGGAGGAAGTCGTGATCTGCTGCCAACTCGTCAAGGGCCTCACGCAAGGACGCACAAACCGTTGGGATGCCAGAAAGCTCTTCTGGTGGCAGGTCATAGAGGTTTTTGTCGGACGCCGCGCCGGGATCGATTTTGTTGAGGATGCCGTCAAGGCCAGCCATCAACAAAGCCGCAAAGCAAAGGTAGGGGTTTGCCGCGGGGTCAGGGAAGCGCGCTTCAACGCGTTTTGCTTTGGGGGATTCAGCGAACGGGATACGTACGCAACCAGAGCGGTTAGAGGCGGAGTAAGCGCGCAGAACGGGAGCTTCAAAACCAGGGATCAAACGCTTGTATGAGTTTGTCGATGGGTTTGTGAAGGCGTTCAAAGCCTTGGCGTGCTTGAGGATACCACCGATGAAGTACAGAGCTTCTTGGGAGAGATCCGCGTATTTGTCGCCAGCAAAGAGCGGCTTGCCGTCTTTCCAGATCGACATGTTTACGTGCATACCAGAGCCGTTGTCGCCATAGATTGGTTTTGGCATGAAGGTCGCGGATTTGCCGTAGGCATGGGCCACGTTGTGCACGATGTATTTGTATTTCTGCTGGTTGTCCGCTTGCTCTGTGAGCGTGCCGAAAATCATACCAAGCTCGTGCTGACAGGAGGCAACCTCGTGGTGGTGCTTGTCAACTTTCATGCCCATGCGCTTCATTGTGGAGAGCATTTCGGAACGAATGTCTTGAGCATCGTCGATTGGGTTTACAGGGAAGTAACCGCCTTTGAGACCAGGACGGTGGCCCATATTGCCCATTTCGACTTCGGCGTCTGTATTCCAAGAGGCGTCAAGCGCGTCAACTTCGTAAGACACTTTGTTAATCGCAGTCGAGAAACGCACGTTGTCAAAGAGGAAGAATTCAGCTTCTGGGCCGAAATAGGACGTGTCTCCAACACCGGAGGAGATGAGGTAAGCTTCGGCTTTTTCCGCTGTGCCGCGGGGGTCACGGGAATAAGCTTCGCCTGTATCTGGCTCAACAACGGAGCAGTGAATGCAGAGAGTTTTTTCCGCATAGAAAGGGTCCATATAGACAGAGTTTGTGTCTGGGATCAATTTCATGTCGGATTCGTTGATCGCTTTCCATCCAGCGATGGAGGAGCCGTCAAACATGAACCCGTCTTCGAGGAAATCCTCGTCAACTTGGTCAGCGATGACTGTTACGTGTTGCAATTTACCACGTGGGTCTGTGAAGCGAATGTCCACATATTCAACGTTTTCGTCTGCGATAAGTTTGAGAACGGCAGCTTTGCTCATCTGGATCTCTTCCCTCTATTTTGTGTTAGATTAGAACCGCTTGCGCGGCGTTGTTAATTTACAGTGCGTCTTCGTTGGTTTCGCCGGTCCGGATGCGGATGGCCTGTTCAACAGAGGACACAAAGATTTTGCCATCGCCGATTTTATCGGTTTTAGCAGCATTGATAATGGCTTCAATTGCGGCATCTACCTGATCGGTGGCCAGCACGATTTCGATTTTCACTTTGGGCAGGAAATCGACAACATATTCGGCGCCACGGTAAAGCTCTGTGTGGCCTTTCTGACGGCCGAAACCCTTGACTTCAATTACTGAAAGACCCTGAACGCCAACTTCTTGGAGCGCTTCTTTTACCTCGTCCAATTTGAATGGTTTGATAATGGCTTCAATCTTTTTCATTGTGCGTCTCCTTTGAATGGGTCGGGGAATCTCCGCTGTCGAAGTGTTCAGAACACTTTCCTAATCGGGGAACAATTGGCTATGCTGACGCATCCACGGTGGGGGTGGGGAATTTGAGGTAGAAGTTCGTTAATTGTGCGATTTGCCCGAAAATGCGGCAGTGTGAAAACTTTTAACGCAACGTGGACCCAGCGTTTTCGCAATGGAGGCTTTGGCGTCCTCAGGAACAGGTTTGAATGTGGAACTATGACGGACCTTATAACAGCGGCGCAAATGCGCGGTATTGAACTGGCTGCGATCACGTCGGGTGTGGTCACAGGGCTTGAGTTGATGGAGCGGGCAGGGCGCGGCGTGGTGGCGGCTATATTCGAGGAATGGCCAGAATTTGCGCAGTCCGGCGGGCGCGCAGTTGTGCTCTGTGGGCCGGGAAATAATGGCGGCGACGGCTTTGTGATTGCGCGTTTGCTGCGGGAGTGGGGCTGGGAGGTGGAAGTTTGTTTGTGGGGCGATCCTGCGCGGCTTCCGCCCGACGCCAAGGCGAACTATGAGCGTTGGTGTACATTTGGCGCGGTGCATCCATTGGGGGAGCCGGTATTTGAGGCGGCAGAGTTGGTGGTGGATGCCCTGTTTGGCACGGGACTTACGCGGAAGTTAGAAGGGCTTGAGAAAACGGCATTGGCCCTGAAGGGCAAAAGTGCCGCCGGATTTCCTAAGGTTGTTGCGGTGGATGTACCAAGCGGATTGAGCGCGGATAGTGGCCGGTATGTGGGGGAAACTGACGTTGACGCATGCATTTCTGCGGATCTGACGGTGAGTTTTCATCGGGCCAAAA
This Falsihalocynthiibacter arcticus DNA region includes the following protein-coding sequences:
- the glnA gene encoding type I glutamate--ammonia ligase translates to MSKAAVLKLIADENVEYVDIRFTDPRGKLQHVTVIADQVDEDFLEDGFMFDGSSIAGWKAINESDMKLIPDTNSVYMDPFYAEKTLCIHCSVVEPDTGEAYSRDPRGTAEKAEAYLISSGVGDTSYFGPEAEFFLFDNVRFSTAINKVSYEVDALDASWNTDAEVEMGNMGHRPGLKGGYFPVNPIDDAQDIRSEMLSTMKRMGMKVDKHHHEVASCQHELGMIFGTLTEQADNQQKYKYIVHNVAHAYGKSATFMPKPIYGDNGSGMHVNMSIWKDGKPLFAGDKYADLSQEALYFIGGILKHAKALNAFTNPSTNSYKRLIPGFEAPVLRAYSASNRSGCVRIPFAESPKAKRVEARFPDPAANPYLCFAALLMAGLDGILNKIDPGAASDKNLYDLPPEELSGIPTVCASLREALDELAADHDFLLKGDVFTKDQIEGYMELKWEEVYTYEHTPHPVEFAMYYSC
- a CDS encoding P-II family nitrogen regulator, with product MKKIEAIIKPFKLDEVKEALQEVGVQGLSVIEVKGFGRQKGHTELYRGAEYVVDFLPKVKIEIVLATDQVDAAIEAIINAAKTDKIGDGKIFVSSVEQAIRIRTGETNEDAL